In the Desulfomonilaceae bacterium genome, one interval contains:
- a CDS encoding aldehyde ferredoxin oxidoreductase family protein, translated as MYGWRGKVLWVDLTAGRVEERPLDPRAARDYIGGRGLGIKHLLDTVDPEVDPLSEGNDLIFATGPLTGTSAPTGARYMVMTKSPLTGAVTCSNSGGKFPSVLKKAGWDSIIVRGRSSEPVYLWMNGSHAELRPAGHLWGKNVPETDEAVRAETDMSARTSVIGPAGELGVLFASIMNDRHRAAGRSGVGAVMGFKKLKAVAVKGEGKVELADPNRFKSLVAGFLDRFKKSFHGGPIPLREWGTAITAVGTQNFGVFPTRNFQSGLFEGWKKIDGRALTKQYLVKPKACFSCPIACGRGTKVPDGPYAGEGEGPEYETVYSFGSDCGVDDLAAVTKANYICNELGMDTITMGATIACAMEMSEKGLISPSDVGLGRDLKFGDARAVVELTRLTGRRQDFGHLLAQGSLRLARHYGRPEFAMVAKGQEFAGYDPRGEQGMGLAYATSPIGASHMRGDPAYIELLGVPKQLDPLTYHDKPQIVKDWQDAFSVIDAAGLCVFFSVRNYVRPDETIKPEGITELLNAATGMDYSLEEVCAAGERIFNAERLFLSRAGFSRKDDTLPARIVSEPMPDGPAKGMVCHLEEMLNEYYRLRGWDTNGIPTEEKLRELGLA; from the coding sequence ATGTACGGATGGCGCGGTAAGGTTTTGTGGGTGGATTTAACCGCAGGTCGCGTTGAAGAGCGGCCCCTTGACCCTCGAGCCGCCCGCGATTACATCGGCGGTCGCGGACTGGGTATCAAACACCTCCTCGACACTGTAGACCCTGAAGTCGATCCTTTAAGTGAAGGCAACGACCTGATCTTTGCCACGGGCCCGTTGACCGGGACCTCCGCTCCCACCGGCGCCCGGTACATGGTGATGACCAAATCGCCTTTGACCGGGGCCGTAACGTGTAGCAATTCCGGAGGCAAGTTTCCCTCAGTTCTCAAAAAGGCCGGGTGGGACTCGATAATCGTCAGAGGTAGGTCTTCCGAACCGGTGTACCTCTGGATGAACGGTTCCCATGCCGAACTGAGACCCGCCGGACATTTGTGGGGTAAAAATGTGCCGGAAACCGATGAAGCCGTGCGAGCCGAAACCGACATGTCGGCGAGGACGTCCGTAATCGGCCCGGCAGGCGAATTGGGAGTTCTGTTCGCCTCCATCATGAACGACAGACACCGGGCGGCTGGACGTTCCGGCGTGGGCGCGGTGATGGGCTTCAAGAAGCTGAAGGCAGTCGCGGTCAAAGGGGAAGGCAAAGTCGAGCTGGCCGATCCGAACCGATTCAAGTCCCTCGTCGCAGGGTTTCTTGACCGTTTTAAGAAATCGTTCCATGGAGGCCCGATCCCGCTGCGGGAATGGGGAACTGCAATAACCGCAGTGGGCACGCAGAATTTCGGTGTGTTTCCCACACGCAATTTCCAATCCGGTCTGTTCGAAGGATGGAAAAAAATCGACGGCAGAGCGCTCACTAAACAGTACCTGGTGAAACCCAAGGCCTGTTTCTCATGCCCCATAGCGTGCGGACGCGGCACAAAAGTGCCTGACGGTCCCTATGCCGGCGAAGGAGAAGGGCCGGAGTACGAAACGGTATATTCATTCGGAAGTGATTGCGGGGTAGACGATCTTGCCGCGGTGACCAAGGCGAACTACATCTGCAACGAGTTGGGCATGGACACCATCACCATGGGGGCGACCATCGCGTGCGCAATGGAAATGAGCGAGAAAGGACTGATTTCGCCCTCAGATGTCGGGCTTGGCCGCGATCTCAAATTCGGAGACGCCCGGGCTGTGGTGGAACTTACCCGTCTGACCGGGCGTCGACAGGACTTCGGTCATTTGCTCGCACAGGGTTCGCTGCGTCTCGCGCGGCATTACGGCCGGCCCGAATTCGCCATGGTGGCCAAGGGCCAAGAATTTGCAGGCTACGATCCGCGCGGGGAGCAAGGTATGGGGCTGGCCTATGCGACAAGCCCCATCGGCGCGTCGCACATGAGAGGCGACCCTGCCTACATCGAGCTTCTGGGCGTTCCCAAGCAGCTCGATCCACTAACCTACCATGACAAGCCCCAAATCGTAAAAGATTGGCAGGATGCGTTCAGTGTCATCGACGCCGCGGGATTGTGCGTATTCTTCTCAGTGCGCAACTACGTGCGACCGGATGAGACAATCAAGCCGGAAGGAATCACCGAGTTGCTCAACGCGGCTACCGGCATGGACTATTCGTTGGAAGAAGTCTGCGCCGCAGGAGAACGTATTTTCAACGCCGAACGCCTCTTTCTCTCACGGGCAGGTTTTTCCCGGAAGGACGACACCTTGCCGGCCCGCATTGTCTCGGAGCCAATGCCCGATGGACCGGCGAAGGGAATGGTGTGTCACCTGGAAGAGATGTTGAATGAGTACTACCGGCTACGGGGATGGGACACTAACGGAATTCCCACTGAGGAAAAGCTCAGGGAGCTTGGACTCGCCTAG
- a CDS encoding ABC transporter ATP-binding protein, translating into MLKLTDLEANIGENRVLRGVSLEVPKGSSVTVLGANGAGKSSLIGVISGLRAATRGTVTLEDREIQNMPPYAIARLGVATVPEGRRTFVDMTVADNLMMGAFLPRGRKSLTQTMDEVLTLFPVLKNRMTQRAGTLSGGEQQMLAIGRALMSRPSILILDELSLGLAPVIVQEIYRVLAELRNRITMLLVEQSVEMALKNSTYAYILEAGRIVREGPSAELLRDPSIKDAYLGMKKSVTAERSE; encoded by the coding sequence ATGCTTAAACTCACGGATCTGGAGGCCAACATCGGCGAAAACCGGGTGTTGCGAGGCGTTTCCCTGGAGGTTCCCAAGGGTTCCTCCGTGACCGTATTGGGGGCCAACGGCGCGGGCAAGTCGAGTTTGATCGGCGTAATCAGCGGATTGAGGGCAGCGACTAGGGGTACGGTAACGCTGGAAGATCGGGAGATACAGAATATGCCGCCGTACGCGATAGCGCGCCTGGGCGTGGCCACAGTTCCCGAAGGAAGACGGACCTTTGTGGATATGACCGTGGCCGACAATCTCATGATGGGCGCATTTCTGCCCCGAGGCCGAAAGAGTCTCACACAAACGATGGACGAAGTTCTCACCCTTTTCCCTGTCCTCAAGAACAGGATGACTCAGCGAGCGGGCACGTTGTCCGGTGGCGAACAGCAGATGCTGGCCATCGGTCGCGCGTTGATGAGCCGCCCTTCCATTCTGATTTTAGACGAACTGTCTCTGGGGCTTGCGCCGGTCATCGTGCAGGAAATCTATCGCGTCCTTGCCGAGTTGCGGAATCGGATCACGATGCTCCTGGTGGAGCAGTCCGTGGAAATGGCTCTCAAGAACTCCACATACGCCTACATCCTGGAAGCCGGAAGGATTGTTCGGGAAGGCCCTTCAGCCGAACTCCTCAGAGATCCATCGATCAAGGACGCCTACCTGGGTATGAAGAAGAGTGTGACCGCGGAAAGGAGCGAATAG
- a CDS encoding MoaD/ThiS family protein, translated as MRIGVRLQLTFSDMTPHGEELFYLDAPPGATVADVLETLAIPDSAPKVIIVNGRAAKPNRELVEGDQLVLFSPVAGG; from the coding sequence ATGCGTATCGGTGTTAGACTGCAGTTGACCTTCAGCGACATGACGCCCCACGGTGAGGAGCTTTTCTACCTGGATGCGCCTCCGGGCGCCACTGTGGCGGACGTCCTGGAGACTCTCGCGATTCCCGATTCCGCTCCCAAGGTCATTATCGTCAATGGACGGGCGGCGAAGCCGAACCGAGAACTCGTGGAAGGCGATCAACTCGTCTTGTTTTCGCCTGTGGCAGGCGGATAA